From Deinococcus aestuarii, the proteins below share one genomic window:
- a CDS encoding helix-turn-helix domain-containing protein, with amino-acid sequence MLNSGASGADIPYHLTTFVEGIGLFCASIAPTHFPEHTHPEISVDVCYENTACLSTWQTAGGRQLTRLLGNGNVSIIASGQPHGSEWLQDAEHLIFYLTPAFVEGAARDLLRQGSVEIVENRSADDPLIRQLAGTLRSELRREHPPERLYVESLVNVLAVHLLRTYSAENKALQEPRHGLSRGKLERVAHYVLDHLHEDLSLATLAGVAGLSPYHFSRQFKRATGTTPHQYVVLRRVERARTLLSTTRLSLVTIANTVGFTHQSHLTHHVRRHFGVAPSALRQ; translated from the coding sequence GTGCTGAACTCCGGAGCATCAGGTGCGGACATTCCCTACCACCTCACCACCTTCGTCGAAGGGATCGGCCTCTTTTGCGCGTCCATCGCGCCCACCCACTTTCCGGAACACACCCACCCTGAGATCTCCGTCGACGTGTGTTACGAGAACACCGCCTGCCTCTCGACCTGGCAGACGGCAGGAGGTCGGCAGCTCACCCGCCTGCTGGGGAATGGAAACGTCTCCATCATTGCGAGCGGCCAGCCCCACGGCAGCGAGTGGCTTCAGGACGCCGAGCATCTCATCTTCTACCTGACGCCGGCCTTCGTGGAGGGGGCCGCCCGTGACCTCCTGCGCCAGGGGTCCGTGGAGATCGTCGAAAATCGCAGCGCGGACGACCCCCTGATCCGGCAGCTCGCCGGGACCCTGCGTTCGGAACTGCGGCGGGAGCACCCGCCCGAGCGCCTCTACGTCGAGTCCCTCGTGAATGTGCTCGCCGTTCACCTGCTGAGAACCTACTCCGCCGAGAACAAGGCGCTCCAGGAGCCGAGGCACGGCCTGTCCAGGGGAAAGCTCGAACGGGTCGCCCATTACGTGCTCGACCACCTGCACGAGGACCTGAGCCTCGCCACCCTGGCGGGGGTGGCGGGTCTCAGCCCCTACCATTTCTCGCGCCAGTTCAAGCGCGCCACAGGGACAACTCCTCACCAGTACGTCGTGCTCCGGCGCGTCGAGCGGGCCAGAACCCTCCTCTCGACGACCAGACTCTCCCTGGTCACCATCGCGAACACGGTCGGGTTCACCCACCAGAGTCACCTCACCCACCACGTCCGGCGTCACTTCGGCGTTGCCCCCTCGGCCCTGCGGCAGTAG